In the genome of Candidatus Zixiibacteriota bacterium, the window TTCTGCATTGGGCTACAATCTCGGTTGCACAACAATTATCAACCGCCGTTTATGCCTCTGAAGACGAATTGTTCGAAGCTCTGGAACTCGGCGAGATCAGTTTTACCGAGTTTCTTATCCTCAAGGAGATTATCGTTCACGGCATTGACTCGACCGACGCCCACCTCCTCGATCGTGTCCCCAACCTCTCATTCTTCCTAAGTGATACTCTTGAGCGCCGCACTCATCTTCAGCAGGAACAAGAGCAGGCCTTCGTGGAGAAAGTCCGGCTTCGACATGCATGGCGAGTCAAATTGAAATACGCTTATCATCAGAAACTTCAGACCGATGGACCGGCACGATACCGCTCGTTGGCCACAATACAGATCACTGATAATCTGATGGCCACCATGGATATAAGGAAGGAATACAGTGGCCGGGAAAGAGTGACAGCACGATCTGTTTACTATCGTGCGCCAGAAAAGGCACTGGCCGAACTCAAGTTAGGGAGTTATACCAAACGGCTCGGGCTGGGAAATATCGCAGGTTATCGGGGACGATTGCTTGACCGGTCGGATCGTATCGACGGTGAATCGCTGGTAATTCCCGACTACGGTGGAGCTAACGGAGTGTACATCCACCTGAGACCGGGCCGATCATGGGCGGTGCAGTCGATGGGTTCGATTGTTCGCGATGACCAGCACCGTCTATCAACTATGGCTGCCATGGTTTCCCGACAAATCAGGGGTCTTGAATTGGCAGGCATTGTCGGGTCGAACCGGATGACCAATCGTGTCTCCGAGAAGACAGTACACGATCTCAAACTCGGTTTTTTCTCGCGCCTGGGGTATGCCGAGGGTCACGCGGTAATGGAGATCACGCATCAATCCGGTGAACGTGATGGATTCTGTGGCGCATCGCTGGAAGGGCGACATCGATTCCGGCAAGCCGACATCCGCTACGCGGCCTGGGCGTACGACGACGAATATCTTGATCTCACCTCAGGCAGCAAAACCGGAAGCGTCAGTAGTCGCGACAGTCTGGATTCAATAGAGTTCGGTTTTTCCAGCCGGAGAAGAGGCGCCGTGGGGGGTATGTTCAAGACGATTGTCCAGATTACTCCTCAACTCGAATTAGTTAATTCGTTTGTCGGATCAGCGCTGAGTAGAGACTCAATGACTGTCCAATTCCTCAGTGGTATAATCTCCCAATTAGAGTCCGGTTTGTCACTTCGCCTCGACTTTCTGAGCAAATTGTCCAGGAGAGTTTCGCCATCCAATTCAACCGAAACTGTCGACCGACGCACACGGCTGGAGGGCAGGTTCCGCTCGGGAAAGCTGTCGCTTAAGAGTTACTTTTGTTATCATACGAAGACCGGCCGATCAGACTATCTTTCGGCCTTCCTGAGAATTGGTACCTCTGTTGAAGGACTCGGACATGTGGAGTTGTGGTCGAACCTGGGACGATGGAATACACGAGAGAAATGTATCGATTACTGGTACGGTTATATCAGTAGTCAGCAGGAGATTCTCTCCGATGTTTCGGCGGCAATTAAACTCAGTCATAGCTATCGACGACAACCACTCAGTCGGCATGAAACAACTGTCGCAATGGAAGTAACGGCTATGGTATGGTGATTCGCATGAACAATATGTTTCTGTACATAGTAATTGGCATTTGCATGCTGGCTCCATACCTCCGCGCCGAAGTCGTTGTAAACGAAGTGTTGGCCAACGAACCGGGCGGATCGGTTACGTTGGAATGGATAGAGCTCTACAACGATGCCGATGAATCAGCTTTGCTTGACGGCTATCGGTTGCAGGTAGGGATCAAGTCCATTTATCTGGATGAAGTTGGAACGATCGATGCCAAAGGATTTCTGGTTATCTGCCGGAGACTGTTTACCGAGGGCGGCTCTCCGGGATTCGAAAAGGAATGGGGAGACAACTCCGGTTTCTGGGGTGATACTGATTTTGAGATGATCTTGCCGGAGCCAGTTGAGGCTTCATTCTCGCTTACAAATTCGGCGGGTAGTGTCGAACTATATGATGCGACAGATCAGCTTATCTCACAATTGGTCTGGAGTGAATCCGGCGCGGATGGATATTCATGGGAGCGAATACATTCAACTTCAGATGATATCCATCAGTCCGCTGACATTCGAGGATCAACCCCCGGAGAGATCAACTCCGTGACCCCAGTCGCCAGAGATTTGGATATTGGCGTTGTGAAGGTTCAACCAAAGCCAAGCGGAGCGACTTTCATCCTTACAATCTTCAACGCCGGTACGAATACTGTTACCGAAGCTACTCTCCATCTGGTTGACATCGGCTTTGAATCAGAGGGCCTTGTACCCGACACCCTTGAGGTCATATTTGTTGAGGCAATACCTCCCGGCGAATTAGTAGCAATGGAACGCACGTTATCATTGAGCGGAACTTATACTGTTGTCGAAGCGACACTCTCCGACGATGATTGCCTGTCCAACAACCGGATTGAAATCATCCTGCCCGGGGTTGAGTTCCCGCCGCTAATCCTGACTGAGGTTCTAGCCAATCCAACTAACGGTTTCCAATGCGAGTGGATCGAGATTCTCAATCGTAGTGAAACGAATATCGACTTATTCGGCTGTCAATTTGGTGATTCGGTCGCACTGCGACAGATAACGACGGAACCATATGATGTCTTGCCCGGTGAGTATGTTGTTCTGGCGCATGACACGGCAGAGTTTCTAGACTACTATCCACTATTCGACGGCATCGTTATTGAACCACCGAGTTGGGCTACCTTCAACAACAGCACACCGGATATCGTTCGCCTTATAGACCAGTTCGGCTTTGTGCTTGATCGGTTTTCGTATCATCGGACCTTTGACAACAATTACACCTGGTCCCGCGATGAACAAACCATTCTGGACCCTGAATGGAGTTCCGCTGAGAACCGTGGTGGAACGCCCGGCGAAGTCAATGACATTTACTTTGGCCCTACCGGGAACAGAGTTGGCATTATGATTGAGCCGAGAGTCTTTTCACCGGACGGGGACGGCATTGATGAGACAGTCATAATCGACGTTGAAGCTCCGTCGGATCAAGAATACGAAATGAAGATATTTGATGTACAGGGTCGGGTCGTGTTCGATTTCGAGCGGGTCCGCGACGAGAATGAATGGGACGGCCGCAACAACAGTGGTGAACGCTTGCCAATTGGGATTTACATCGTGTATCTCGAAGTAATCGGCGGCGAGTCCGTCAAGGAAACGGTGGTCATTGCTCGATGATTATGCGTGGCCGGTTCTTGAAGTTCATTTGCGCATTTGCTCTGTGCTGGGTGGTTGCTCCGGCGGCGGCGATGGAGCTTCCTACTCCTCGTGCAGTAGGATTGGGACAGGGTGTGGTACTATCTGACCTATCCTCATCGTCCCTTCTGCAGTTTCCCTCAATTGGAATCACTAGCGGCACAGCGATATTGGAGTTGGGATTGCTCAGGCGTTTCGAACTGAAGGACCTGGATGAAGCCTTGATTGCCGGCGGCTATCGTTGGGGACAATTTACAGCTGTCGGCGGCTTCTCGCAATTCGGACAAAGTGAACTGTACACCGAAAAGACATTCAAACTTGCAGCGGCATATCATTTCGGCAAAGCAGGAATTGGAGCAACCTGGTCACACCAATCGTTGGACTTCGGCGGCGGATATTCAGGATTGAGCGCATCAACGCTTGGCGCGTCGGTGTCATATCGACGGCACCGCGTAATACTTGCTCTTGCGGCAGATAATCTAACCTCACCGGTTCTGCAAGTTGGAAGTCCGGCGATCAGACCTCAATATCGAGCGGCGGCGGAAATGATCGGGAGGGGGTCATTCTCGATTGTTGTCGGGGCGCTTTTCGAAGAAGAACACAAACCTCGGTTCAGCATCGGCCAGAATATTGATGTCTCAACGCGAGCTTCCTTGCTCTGGTCATTCTCATCGAAACCCTTAACCGGTGCCGGAGGGCTGGAAGTATCAATCACAAACGGTCGGATCGGTTATTACCTGTCGTATTATCCAACCCTTGGCTTTACACATTGCGTTTCCTTATCATACTGTTGGCGAGATGATACCCTAAAGGCAAGTGACTGAACACCCGAGTCTAAGTATTTATGGAGACAGAATTCTGACATGACACTCCGAACGCGAAAGAATATTGAACAATACGAGCTTGACTCTCTGGCTCCGTGTGCCGTCAAAGCAGCTCAGTCGCGGGGTCGTACCTATCCTGCCCGGGAGCATCCGTTGCGTACGGCCTTTCAGCGGGACCGAGATCGCATTGTTCATTCGGCTGCGTTTCGTCGACTGGAATACAAGACCCAGGTCTTCATTCCGCACGAGACCGATCATTACCGCACCCGCCTGACCCACACCATTGAAGTGGCACAGATTGCCCGCACCCTGGCCCGCAATCTCGGTCTCAATGAAGACCTCACCGAGGCGATTGCCCTCGCGCATGATCTGGGACATACTCCCTTCGGTCACGGCGGAGAAGATGTCCTCAATGATCTTATGTCTAAAAAATCTGGTTTCAATCATAATCGACAGTCGCTGCGCATCGTCGATCTCCTCGAACAACGCTACCCGGATCACCCCGGACTGAACCTGAGCTATGAAGTTCGAGAAGGAATCGCGATGCATGAAACTTCGGTCAGTATCGAACTGCCGGAATTTGCGGCCAACCTTCAGCCGAGCCTGGAAGCTTCGCTTGTCGATATTGCCGACGAGATAGCATACAATGCACACGACATCGATGATGGATTGTCATCTGGCATTCTCACGCCCGAAATGGTTCAGACAGCTTCTTTCTGGCCGGAAATCGCCTTTGATAATGATGGCGAGTTTACCAATCTGGAGCCCGACCAGAGGCGATATGCGCTGGTACGGCACATGATCAATTTGATGGTCACCGATGTTCTGAACGAATCCCGGCACCGAATTGATCGTTTACAAATCTCCGACTTGGCTTCTGTGCGTTCGTGTCCAGAGAAGGTAGCCTGTTATTCTGAAGATACTGCACAATTGGTGTCGCAAATCAAAACCTTCTTGTCGGTCAAACTATACCGGCACCCGCACTTGAAAGAGATGACAGACCAGGCACACACGATTCTGAGGACAATCTTTGGTGCTTTGCTGGACGACAACAATCTGATGCCGCTACGATTTCAGGAGATGTTGCTGACCCAACGTCCGGAGACGGTAATAGCTGATTACATAGCCGGCATGACCGACCGCTTCGCCCGTGAGATGTACCGCCGAATAACTCGGTGAAAAAACCTACTGCATCGGAGTATCGGGACCCTGTTGTCGCATAAGAGTAGACTCAATTCCCTGCAATATTCGATCCATCTCTTCCCTTGAGGGACGGGCATGTCTTCTATCCGGGGGACGCAACAACTTGATGAGTTTGCCACCCGCCGCTTTGACTAGTTTGTCGGCCAGAAGCTCTCCCGGTCTGGTAGCGACCTCTGATTCGAAGGCTGGATTGATCACCAGTAGCATCAGCCCGGCCTTGCGATAGGTTCCGGCCGCATTAAGCGAGTTTCGATAGGCTGGGTCCTCGAAAACATGTTCACACCCGCGTGTGAGGGGCTCAGGGTAACAATCACTCAACAGGATCACGATACTCTTTGAGCCCGGATTTTTGTTCCGCTCCAGTCGCGCCATGTTAAGCGATTTGAGCAGTCCATCCGCTATGGGGGTTTCACCGTGAAACTTCAGCCTGCTCAGCCCTCGCGCCACAA includes:
- a CDS encoding lamin tail domain-containing protein, giving the protein MNNMFLYIVIGICMLAPYLRAEVVVNEVLANEPGGSVTLEWIELYNDADESALLDGYRLQVGIKSIYLDEVGTIDAKGFLVICRRLFTEGGSPGFEKEWGDNSGFWGDTDFEMILPEPVEASFSLTNSAGSVELYDATDQLISQLVWSESGADGYSWERIHSTSDDIHQSADIRGSTPGEINSVTPVARDLDIGVVKVQPKPSGATFILTIFNAGTNTVTEATLHLVDIGFESEGLVPDTLEVIFVEAIPPGELVAMERTLSLSGTYTVVEATLSDDDCLSNNRIEIILPGVEFPPLILTEVLANPTNGFQCEWIEILNRSETNIDLFGCQFGDSVALRQITTEPYDVLPGEYVVLAHDTAEFLDYYPLFDGIVIEPPSWATFNNSTPDIVRLIDQFGFVLDRFSYHRTFDNNYTWSRDEQTILDPEWSSAENRGGTPGEVNDIYFGPTGNRVGIMIEPRVFSPDGDGIDETVIIDVEAPSDQEYEMKIFDVQGRVVFDFERVRDENEWDGRNNSGERLPIGIYIVYLEVIGGESVKETVVIAR
- a CDS encoding deoxyguanosinetriphosphate triphosphohydrolase, with protein sequence MTLRTRKNIEQYELDSLAPCAVKAAQSRGRTYPAREHPLRTAFQRDRDRIVHSAAFRRLEYKTQVFIPHETDHYRTRLTHTIEVAQIARTLARNLGLNEDLTEAIALAHDLGHTPFGHGGEDVLNDLMSKKSGFNHNRQSLRIVDLLEQRYPDHPGLNLSYEVREGIAMHETSVSIELPEFAANLQPSLEASLVDIADEIAYNAHDIDDGLSSGILTPEMVQTASFWPEIAFDNDGEFTNLEPDQRRYALVRHMINLMVTDVLNESRHRIDRLQISDLASVRSCPEKVACYSEDTAQLVSQIKTFLSVKLYRHPHLKEMTDQAHTILRTIFGALLDDNNLMPLRFQEMLLTQRPETVIADYIAGMTDRFAREMYRRITR